A single Thunnus thynnus chromosome 6, fThuThy2.1, whole genome shotgun sequence DNA region contains:
- the LOC137184795 gene encoding protein ILRUN-like has product MEGMDLDVDQELMQKFSCMGTTDKDILISEFQRLLGFQLNPAGCAFFLDMTNWNLQAAIGAYYDFESPNINAPCMSFVKDVTIGEGESVPPDTPFTKTWRIQNTGTESWPPGVCLKYVGGDQFGHVNMVMVRSLDPQEMADVSVQMQSPVSPGMYQGQWRMCTATGLYYGDIIWVILSVEVGGLLGVTQQLSSFQAEFNTQPHRSLEGDYNPFASPEKTKCPNSNNNSLHHDGGHMVSEEHWQGSPNQLQQDQNGLSHNSVDIVANRLQSNLSVVSYNQGIQEPSPFGHS; this is encoded by the exons ATGGAGGGCATGGACCTGGACGTGGACCAGGAGCTCATGCAGAAATTCAGCTGCATGGGTACAACGGACAAAGATATCTTAATATCGGAGTTTCAGAGGCTGCTCGGGTTTCAGCTTAACCCCGCCGGATGCGCCTTCTTCCTGGACATGACCAACTG GAATTTACAGGCAGCCATTGGAGCCTACTATGACTTTGAGAGTCCCAACATCAATGCACCATGCATGTCCTTTGTAAAGGATGTGACGATCGGTGAGGGCGAATCTGTTCCACCTGACACACCTTTCACAAAGACCTGGAGGATACAGAACACAG GTACAGAGTCGTGGCCTCCTGGAGTTTGCCTGAAGTATGTCGGAGGAGATCAGTTCGGTCACGTGAACATGGTGATGGTGCGGTCCCTAGACCCTCAGGAAATGGCTGACGTTAGTGTGCAGATGCAGAGCCCTGTGTCTCCTGGCATGTACCAGGGCCAGTGGAGAATGTGCACAGCTACTGGACTTTACTACGGAG ATATAATTTGGGTGATCCTGAGTGTGGAGGTCGGAGGCCTCCTCGGCGTCACGCAGCAGCTTTCCTCCTTCCAAGCCGAGTTCAACACCCAGCCTCACCGCAGCCTGGAGGGAGACTACAACCCCTTCGCCTCGCCAGAGAAAACCAAGTGCcccaacagcaacaacaacagcctCCACCATGACGGCGGCCACATGGTCTCAGAGGAACATTGGCAGGGAAGCCCCAACCAGCTGCAGCAAGATCAGAATGGACTTTCACACAACTCTGTGGATATAGTAGCAAACCGTCTACAAAGCAATCTATCAGTAGTCTCTTATAACCAG GGTATACAGGAGCCCTCTCCCTTTGGGCACTCTTAA